A DNA window from Rossellomorea marisflavi contains the following coding sequences:
- a CDS encoding helicase C-terminal domain-containing protein — protein MLVSIHMPAGDILEEESEVDAMDADITLSVRELVEFVLKEGSIDSRFQPRSSMLTGTRLHQKLQRRYEDPDEKEVHLKGEKVVDGIFYQVEGRCDGIIHREGKILVEEIKSTARSLDELEEGKRVHWAQAECYACLLTEERDWDAIHVRLTYIHTGTEETKSFTREYDREELQGIMIGLLQLYTPFAELRLRNKENLEASLPRLTFPFETFRKGQRQLVGAVYKTVAEGKTLFANAPTGTGKTISTLFPVVKEGGRWFYATAKTISRTVAEDAVKLMEEGGLSTKALTITAKDKICFKDQTICQPEHCEFACGHYDRVNGAILDILQKETLMTRPVIEEYAKAHRVCPFEFSIDLSYLVEGVIGDYNYLFDPRTSLKRFSDSSKKQTTLLIDEAHNLVPRGRDMHSASLTSTGFTSLAAHVKGNGELSAAIRSLTGALEGVRPGTYEEVDTGVTDGVRAFVDAAEKELPHVEGESPLLEAYFESTQFLRILQLYSKEHRTLVTRHGGGMTVKLVCLDPAAFLHQVTAGYKSAVFFSATLHPFSYYFHQLGGEAEDYRFVIPTPFDHSQWQVEIQPLSIRLRDRDRHFPHLMESIVNLFKRVNGNGLVFFPSYAFMRKAFDALEGYGLPAKLIMQEPMMSEREREEFLAEFKAGRKEPVLGLAVLGGIFSEGIDLKGERLKQVVVVGVGLPQPDEERELMKSYFNSLGVNGFAYAYTYPGLNKVFQSGGRLIRTEEDRGVLRLIDDRYLTREYQELLLEEWRHFTVVGGSWT, from the coding sequence ATGCTTGTCTCTATACATATGCCGGCAGGGGACATATTAGAAGAAGAAAGCGAGGTGGATGCCATGGATGCCGATATCACATTATCCGTCAGGGAGCTCGTCGAATTTGTCCTGAAGGAAGGGAGTATCGACTCACGATTTCAGCCAAGGTCTTCCATGCTCACAGGGACAAGGCTCCATCAAAAACTTCAGCGGCGCTATGAAGACCCCGATGAAAAAGAGGTCCACCTCAAAGGGGAGAAAGTCGTGGATGGGATCTTCTACCAGGTGGAGGGGAGATGCGATGGAATCATACACCGTGAGGGAAAGATCCTGGTGGAAGAAATCAAATCAACTGCGAGGAGCCTCGATGAATTGGAGGAAGGGAAGCGGGTCCACTGGGCCCAGGCGGAGTGTTATGCCTGCCTCCTGACGGAAGAGCGGGACTGGGATGCCATACATGTGAGGCTTACCTATATCCATACGGGGACCGAGGAAACAAAATCTTTCACACGGGAATATGATCGTGAGGAACTTCAGGGAATCATGATCGGCCTCTTGCAGCTCTATACACCGTTTGCGGAACTGAGATTGAGAAACAAAGAGAACCTGGAGGCGAGCCTTCCCCGTCTTACTTTTCCCTTCGAGACGTTCAGGAAGGGTCAGCGTCAACTTGTGGGAGCCGTCTATAAAACCGTCGCAGAAGGAAAGACTCTTTTTGCCAACGCCCCCACGGGGACAGGGAAGACGATTTCAACGTTATTCCCCGTCGTGAAAGAAGGCGGCAGGTGGTTTTACGCCACGGCCAAAACCATCTCGAGGACGGTCGCAGAAGACGCCGTCAAGCTGATGGAAGAAGGAGGCCTTTCCACCAAGGCATTGACCATCACGGCAAAAGACAAGATCTGCTTTAAAGATCAAACCATCTGCCAGCCCGAACATTGCGAATTCGCCTGTGGACACTATGATCGTGTGAACGGCGCCATCCTGGATATCCTTCAGAAAGAGACCCTCATGACCAGACCGGTGATCGAGGAGTACGCAAAAGCTCATCGCGTATGTCCGTTTGAGTTCTCCATCGATCTATCGTATCTCGTTGAAGGGGTCATCGGTGATTATAATTATCTATTCGATCCAAGAACGTCGTTAAAGCGATTCAGCGACTCTTCGAAAAAGCAAACAACACTCCTCATCGACGAAGCACATAATCTCGTGCCCCGTGGGAGGGACATGCACTCTGCTTCCCTGACGTCCACTGGCTTCACATCGCTGGCGGCACATGTAAAGGGAAATGGGGAACTGAGTGCTGCGATCCGTTCTCTCACGGGTGCCTTGGAGGGTGTAAGACCCGGAACATATGAAGAAGTCGATACCGGTGTCACTGATGGAGTTAGGGCATTTGTCGATGCTGCCGAAAAGGAACTTCCCCACGTGGAAGGAGAAAGCCCGCTTCTGGAGGCGTACTTTGAATCGACCCAATTCCTGCGCATCCTTCAGCTCTATTCAAAGGAACACCGGACATTGGTCACTCGGCATGGGGGCGGAATGACCGTCAAGCTCGTCTGCCTGGATCCGGCAGCTTTTTTGCACCAGGTGACGGCAGGGTATAAGTCGGCGGTCTTCTTTTCGGCGACCTTGCACCCATTTTCGTATTACTTCCACCAGCTTGGAGGAGAAGCGGAAGATTATCGATTTGTCATCCCGACCCCCTTCGATCATAGCCAGTGGCAAGTGGAAATCCAGCCCCTTTCCATCCGGTTAAGGGACCGTGATCGCCATTTTCCCCATCTTATGGAGTCGATCGTCAACCTCTTTAAGCGGGTAAATGGAAATGGCCTGGTGTTCTTTCCTTCCTACGCCTTCATGAGGAAAGCCTTTGATGCCTTGGAAGGGTATGGGTTACCTGCGAAGTTGATCATGCAGGAGCCGATGATGTCAGAAAGAGAAAGAGAAGAGTTCCTGGCTGAGTTCAAAGCTGGACGCAAGGAGCCGGTATTGGGTCTTGCCGTCCTGGGAGGCATTTTTTCGGAAGGCATCGATCTGAAGGGTGAACGCCTGAAGCAGGTAGTGGTTGTAGGAGTCGGCCTCCCACAGCCAGATGAAGAAAGGGAGTTGATGAAATCCTACTTCAACTCACTGGGAGTGAATGGATTTGCCTATGCCTACACATACCCCGGATTGAACAAAGTCTTCCAGTCAGGTGGACGGTTGATCCGGACTGAAGAAGACCGCGGGGTCCTCAGGCTCATTGATGATCGCTATCTGACACGGGAATATCAGGAGCTACTGCTCGAGGAATGGCGACACTTCACCGTGGTGGGAGGTTCATGGACGTAA
- a CDS encoding ferritin-like domain-containing protein, translated as MDQAKLDELIDGLNEDLANEYAAVILYTNYAAVVSGLYRQVLKPFFEEEIPDEQGHALYLAEKIKTLGGSPTTTPAKVKQTDDVKEMLLEGRKAEADTIERYKKRKEQAEELGLVELGIKLDDMIADETHHLEEFDRLLKDPSFN; from the coding sequence ATGGATCAAGCAAAACTAGACGAACTAATTGATGGACTGAACGAAGATTTAGCAAATGAATATGCCGCAGTTATCCTCTACACGAACTACGCAGCAGTAGTAAGCGGCTTATATAGACAGGTATTGAAACCTTTCTTCGAAGAAGAAATCCCAGATGAGCAAGGACATGCTCTTTACCTTGCAGAAAAAATCAAGACCCTTGGAGGCAGCCCGACAACAACTCCTGCAAAGGTGAAACAAACGGACGATGTGAAGGAAATGCTCCTTGAAGGACGCAAAGCAGAAGCAGATACGATCGAACGCTACAAGAAACGCAAAGAGCAGGCTGAAGAGCTTGGCCTTGTAGAACTCGGAATCAAGCTGGATGATATGATTGCCGATGAAACGCACCACTTGGAAGAATTCGATCGTCTTCTTAAAGACCCTTCTTTCAACTGA
- a CDS encoding YkuS family protein, which translates to MTKRVGVEQSLSNVVQALREKGYDVVELKNEQDVNGCDCCVTTGLDTNVMGMQNTTFKGSVIEADGLTADQVCEQVDSRMM; encoded by the coding sequence ATGACAAAACGTGTAGGTGTTGAACAATCCCTTTCAAATGTAGTGCAAGCTTTGCGTGAAAAAGGGTATGACGTCGTTGAACTCAAGAACGAACAAGATGTGAACGGCTGTGATTGCTGTGTCACGACAGGCTTGGATACAAACGTAATGGGAATGCAAAATACAACATTCAAAGGATCTGTCATTGAAGCGGACGGTCTGACGGCCGATCAAGTATGTGAACAGGTCGACAGCAGAATGATGTAA
- a CDS encoding kinase: MWQALFIDRDGTLGGSNEIEYPGVFEVYPRSTIALKRIKEKGIPILSFTNQPGISARPGLMEEFERELNGFGFDGVYICPHEEGEGCGCRKPEIGMLKQAAADRGLDLTKCAVIGDRWKDMLAGKKAGCKTVLVRTGAGESEWQKNRMNLEGTVDYVADDLQEATRWLLDSPQRVLEEILDGANAEARFVLGIDGLSRSGKSTMVSEIEEWLKGKGVTHQIVHIDDHIVEREARYDTGHEEWFEYYSLQWDRKRLREGFFMKLKEGCVDVRLPFYDGELDTVTERQVQLSDKGLIIVEGVFLQREEWREAFDGILFLDCPRERRLLRESEETQLKLEKFRNRYWKAEEYYLDTVQPMKRADWVIPT, translated from the coding sequence ATGTGGCAGGCTCTATTCATAGATCGTGACGGTACACTGGGCGGCAGCAATGAAATTGAATACCCGGGAGTGTTTGAGGTGTATCCCCGGAGTACAATCGCTTTAAAGAGGATAAAAGAAAAAGGAATCCCCATCCTATCCTTCACCAATCAGCCTGGGATCTCTGCAAGACCCGGGCTGATGGAAGAATTCGAACGGGAGTTGAACGGGTTCGGGTTTGATGGTGTGTACATCTGTCCCCATGAAGAAGGGGAGGGCTGCGGATGTCGGAAGCCTGAGATCGGCATGCTGAAGCAAGCAGCAGCGGATCGGGGGCTTGATCTCACCAAATGTGCCGTGATCGGGGACAGGTGGAAGGATATGCTCGCCGGCAAAAAGGCAGGGTGTAAGACGGTGCTTGTCAGGACGGGAGCGGGTGAGAGTGAATGGCAGAAAAACAGAATGAACCTTGAAGGCACCGTGGACTACGTGGCTGACGACCTTCAGGAAGCGACCCGCTGGCTGTTGGATTCCCCTCAACGTGTGCTGGAAGAGATCTTGGACGGGGCAAACGCAGAAGCACGTTTCGTCCTCGGGATAGACGGGTTGAGCCGGTCGGGTAAGTCGACCATGGTGTCAGAGATAGAGGAATGGCTGAAGGGTAAGGGGGTCACCCATCAGATCGTTCATATCGATGACCACATTGTCGAGCGGGAAGCGCGGTATGACACCGGTCATGAGGAGTGGTTTGAATATTATAGTCTGCAGTGGGACCGGAAACGGTTGAGGGAAGGGTTCTTTATGAAACTGAAAGAGGGCTGCGTGGATGTGAGGTTGCCTTTTTACGATGGGGAGCTGGATACCGTGACGGAAAGGCAGGTGCAGCTTTCGGATAAGGGGCTCATCATTGTAGAGGGGGTGTTCCTTCAGAGGGAGGAATGGAGGGAAGCCTTCGATGGCATCCTATTCCTTGATTGTCCGAGAGAGCGACGGTTGCTCCGTGAATCGGAGGAGACGCAGCTGAAGCTTGAAAAGTTCAGGAATCGGTATTGGAAGGCAGAAGAGTATTACCTCGATACGGTTCAGCCGATGAAACGTGCAGACTGGGTCATCCCTACATAA
- a CDS encoding S8 family peptidase, whose amino-acid sequence MATEMKLIPYFMNEMIGDVNEVPKGIEMIQSPILWKEGCKGKGTTIAVLDTGCDIHHPDLAGRVKGVKNFTDDDAGADDNVTDYSGHGTHVSGTIAANEDGDGVIGVAPLADLMIIKVLAGSSGRGQYDWIVKGIEYATEQGVDIISMSLGGPTDYKPLHDAIKKAVAAGILVVSAAGNEGDGNSDTDEFSYPASYKEVIAVGAIDLQRKSSYFTNSNNEIDLVAPGEQILSTIPGDKYAKLSGTSMSAPHVAGALALIKEFEEAAFKRELSEPEIYAQLVKRTIPLGYPKSLEGNGLLYLTAPDLLREHLRSQPLAHIG is encoded by the coding sequence ATGGCAACCGAAATGAAGCTGATTCCGTATTTCATGAACGAAATGATTGGAGATGTAAATGAGGTTCCGAAAGGCATTGAAATGATTCAGTCCCCCATACTATGGAAAGAAGGATGCAAAGGAAAGGGCACGACCATCGCCGTACTCGATACAGGCTGTGACATCCATCATCCTGACCTTGCCGGACGGGTGAAGGGCGTCAAGAACTTCACCGATGACGATGCAGGGGCAGACGATAATGTGACAGACTACAGTGGACATGGCACCCATGTCTCCGGAACCATCGCCGCCAATGAGGATGGAGATGGAGTGATCGGAGTCGCCCCGCTTGCAGACCTCATGATCATCAAAGTACTCGCCGGAAGTTCCGGGAGAGGACAATACGATTGGATCGTGAAGGGAATCGAGTATGCAACGGAACAGGGAGTCGATATCATCTCCATGTCCCTTGGCGGCCCAACTGATTATAAACCGCTTCATGACGCAATCAAAAAAGCCGTGGCAGCTGGTATCCTGGTGGTTTCTGCAGCCGGGAATGAAGGCGACGGGAACAGCGATACAGATGAATTCTCCTACCCGGCAAGCTATAAGGAAGTCATCGCCGTAGGAGCCATCGACCTCCAGAGAAAATCATCCTACTTCACCAATTCCAATAATGAAATCGACCTTGTAGCCCCTGGAGAGCAGATCCTCTCGACGATCCCAGGGGATAAATACGCCAAGCTCAGCGGGACGTCCATGTCGGCTCCTCATGTAGCAGGAGCGCTGGCCTTGATTAAAGAGTTTGAGGAAGCAGCATTCAAACGGGAACTGAGCGAACCGGAAATCTATGCACAGCTCGTGAAACGGACCATCCCTCTCGGATACCCGAAATCCCTCGAAGGAAACGGATTGCTCTATCTCACAGCTCCGGATCTATTAAGGGAACATCTCCGGTCCCAGCCTCTTGCCCATATAGGATAA
- a CDS encoding superoxide dismutase family protein, which translates to MNGMDTGNIAYAVIKGGPLAPDLNGNVFFHEVKGGVEVMVEVRGLPPYKEGKNGEKPIGPHGFHLHEKGICEIGDPADPFTSAGGHWNPGAQPHGNHAGDFPVLFSNEGYARMSFFTNKFSVKDVVGKGVIIHQSPDDFRSQPSGDAGKRLACGVIVPYTKSPI; encoded by the coding sequence ATGAATGGAATGGATACGGGGAACATTGCGTACGCAGTGATCAAGGGAGGTCCGCTTGCACCGGATCTCAATGGGAACGTCTTTTTTCACGAAGTGAAGGGAGGAGTGGAAGTCATGGTAGAGGTGAGGGGGCTTCCACCTTATAAAGAAGGGAAGAATGGAGAGAAACCAATCGGTCCCCATGGTTTCCACCTTCATGAGAAGGGGATATGCGAAATTGGAGACCCTGCTGACCCTTTTACATCTGCGGGCGGTCATTGGAATCCAGGAGCCCAGCCGCATGGCAATCACGCAGGGGATTTTCCCGTCCTGTTTTCAAATGAGGGGTATGCCCGGATGTCTTTCTTCACCAATAAATTCAGTGTGAAGGATGTGGTGGGAAAGGGCGTGATCATCCACCAGAGTCCAGATGATTTCCGGTCACAGCCTTCAGGTGATGCGGGTAAACGCCTAGCCTGCGGAGTCATCGTTCCCTATACCAAATCGCCAATATAA
- a CDS encoding sodium-dependent transporter: MSQREQWSSKLGFILAAAGSAIGLGAIWKFPYIAGQNGGGAFFLIFILFTLFLGLPLLLAEFSIGRTAQSNAIDSYKKIAPGTQWHWIGVLGMVASFILLSFYSVVGGWIVIYLFKAITGQLNGLTSDQYGEVFGSTIADPWVSVIVQLIFILMTIVVVAKGVQQGIERASKIMMPALFVLFIVLVLRAVTLDGAGEGVRFLLLPDFSKVTPRTILEAMGQSFFTLSVGVSVMLTYSSYLPKNQSLPRSAVSIVIMNIFIVLLAGLAIFPAVFAFGLEPNAGPVLLFNVLPTIFNQLPFGMLFFIAFLILFLFAALTSAFSMLEIIVSVIAKNDPTKRTKWAWIIGIAIFIFGIPSALSYGVLSDITLFDKIIFDLADFAVSNVLLPLGCLLISIFVPLKMKKTALYEELKSGSSLKKGIFEVWFFLIRFVAPLFIIVIMLNMLGFY; encoded by the coding sequence ATGAGTCAACGTGAACAATGGTCATCCAAACTCGGCTTCATCCTTGCTGCTGCAGGATCGGCCATCGGTTTAGGCGCAATCTGGAAATTCCCGTATATTGCAGGGCAGAACGGAGGCGGCGCATTCTTCCTGATCTTCATCCTTTTCACTTTATTCCTTGGCCTCCCCCTGTTGCTGGCGGAATTCTCCATCGGAAGGACCGCCCAAAGCAATGCGATCGATTCGTATAAAAAGATTGCCCCGGGAACCCAGTGGCACTGGATCGGAGTCCTCGGGATGGTCGCATCCTTCATCCTGCTATCCTTCTACAGTGTCGTAGGCGGATGGATCGTCATCTATCTGTTCAAGGCCATCACCGGACAACTGAACGGATTGACCTCGGATCAGTACGGTGAGGTATTCGGATCCACCATTGCTGATCCGTGGGTGAGTGTCATCGTACAGCTCATCTTCATCCTGATGACCATCGTCGTCGTAGCCAAAGGCGTTCAGCAGGGAATCGAGCGTGCCAGCAAGATCATGATGCCTGCCCTGTTCGTCCTTTTCATTGTGCTGGTCCTTCGTGCTGTGACCCTTGACGGAGCGGGAGAAGGTGTCCGATTCCTTCTTCTGCCGGATTTCTCCAAGGTCACCCCGCGCACGATCCTGGAAGCCATGGGACAATCGTTCTTCACCCTGAGCGTCGGGGTATCGGTCATGCTGACGTATAGCTCCTATCTTCCGAAAAACCAGAGCCTGCCGCGTTCGGCTGTGTCCATCGTCATCATGAATATCTTCATCGTGCTCCTTGCTGGCCTTGCCATCTTTCCGGCGGTCTTCGCATTCGGACTCGAGCCTAACGCAGGACCTGTTCTCCTGTTCAACGTGCTGCCGACGATCTTCAACCAGCTGCCATTCGGAATGCTGTTCTTCATTGCGTTCCTGATCCTCTTCCTGTTCGCAGCCTTGACTTCAGCATTCTCCATGCTTGAAATCATCGTATCGGTCATCGCGAAGAATGATCCAACAAAGAGGACAAAGTGGGCATGGATCATCGGGATTGCCATCTTCATTTTCGGAATCCCATCCGCTCTCTCTTATGGGGTACTCAGCGACATTACTCTATTCGATAAGATCATCTTTGATCTTGCCGATTTTGCCGTAAGCAACGTATTATTACCGCTCGGGTGCCTGCTGATATCCATCTTTGTCCCTCTGAAGATGAAGAAGACGGCTCTCTATGAAGAGCTGAAAAGCGGGAGCAGCTTGAAGAAAGGTATTTTCGAAGTTTGGTTCTTCCTGATCCGCTTCGTTGCACCACTTTTCATCATTGTGATCATGCTCAATATGCTCGGCTTTTATTAA
- a CDS encoding NAD(P)/FAD-dependent oxidoreductase → MKSTIVIGAGILGASTAYHLARKGADVLVVDRGDTGQATAAAAGIVCPWLSQRRNKIWYKLAKGGAAYYPELIKMLEEDGEHDTGYARVGALSLHTDEKKLDGMMERALKRREDAPEIGELTKLTAEETRALFPLLSDEYRAVHVSGAARVDGRAICKALLAAAEKRGAILRQGNARLLKEGRGIMLDNEKIEADRVIVTAGVWAKELFAPLGIDMDVTSQKAQIIHLNETGADTDEWPVVMPPNDQYLLAFPEGRIVAGATHENDAVNGRVTAGGMLEILSKAMAIAPGLHESEVVETRVGYRPFTPGFLPVFGYMPGLDGILFANGLGASGLTAGPFLGSQLAKLALGEETDLDPADYDINGAVRNP, encoded by the coding sequence ATGAAATCGACGATCGTCATCGGTGCCGGGATCCTCGGGGCCTCGACCGCTTATCATCTCGCAAGGAAAGGGGCGGATGTCCTGGTCGTGGACAGGGGGGACACGGGGCAGGCAACCGCGGCTGCAGCAGGTATCGTCTGTCCCTGGTTGTCTCAGCGCCGCAACAAAATATGGTACAAGCTTGCTAAGGGAGGAGCGGCCTACTATCCGGAACTCATCAAGATGCTGGAGGAGGATGGCGAGCATGACACGGGGTATGCACGTGTAGGGGCTCTCAGTCTCCATACGGATGAGAAGAAACTGGATGGAATGATGGAGAGGGCCTTGAAAAGGCGGGAGGACGCTCCGGAAATCGGAGAACTGACAAAATTGACGGCAGAAGAAACCCGGGCCCTTTTCCCGCTTCTATCCGATGAATACAGAGCCGTCCATGTATCAGGGGCGGCTCGGGTGGACGGACGTGCTATCTGCAAAGCACTCTTGGCAGCTGCGGAGAAACGCGGTGCGATCCTCAGGCAAGGGAATGCCCGGCTCCTGAAAGAGGGAAGGGGGATCATGCTCGATAACGAAAAGATTGAAGCAGATCGTGTGATTGTCACGGCCGGCGTGTGGGCGAAGGAATTGTTTGCTCCACTCGGAATCGACATGGATGTCACATCGCAGAAAGCCCAAATCATCCATCTCAATGAAACGGGAGCTGATACGGATGAGTGGCCCGTCGTCATGCCGCCCAATGATCAATACCTGCTTGCTTTTCCTGAAGGAAGGATCGTCGCAGGGGCCACCCACGAAAATGATGCCGTCAACGGACGGGTCACCGCAGGAGGTATGCTTGAGATCCTTTCAAAAGCGATGGCCATCGCACCTGGTCTACATGAGAGTGAAGTGGTTGAAACACGAGTCGGCTATCGCCCATTTACCCCAGGGTTCCTGCCTGTGTTCGGATACATGCCAGGCCTCGACGGGATCCTCTTTGCCAACGGCCTCGGGGCGTCGGGTCTGACGGCTGGCCCGTTCCTTGGATCTCAGCTCGCGAAGCTGGCACTTGGAGAAGAGACCGATCTGGATCCTGCAGACTATGATATAAACGGAGCGGTCCGTAACCCGTAA
- a CDS encoding ABC-F family ATP-binding cassette domain-containing protein, which produces MSLLTVKNLTHGFGDRAIFNDVSFRLLKGEHIGLIGANGEGKSTFMNIITGKLEPDEGKVEWAKRIRIGYLDQHAQLKQGMTIRDVLKTAFQYLFDMETEMNELFGKMGDASPEELEDLLEETGTLQEALTNNDFYVIDAKVEEIGRGLGLDDIGLDKDVHDLSGGQRTKVLLAKLLLEKPDILLLDEPTNYLDEQHIEWLKRYLQEYENAFILISHDIPFLNSVINLIYHMENQELNRYAGDYHEFKKVHEMKRQQLESAYKKQQQEISNLKDFVARNKARVSTRNMAMSRQKKLDKMEVIELASEKPKPEFNFKLARTAGRVIFETKDLVIGYDEPLSRPLNLKMERGQKIALSGANGIGKTTLLRSILGEIKPISGSVELGEYLHIGYFEQEIKTENRNTCIEEVWNEFPSLNQAEVRAALAKCGLTTKHIESKVEVLSGGEKAKVRLCKLMNNESNVLVFDEPTNHLDVEAKEELKRALKEYKGSVLLISHEPDFYQDVATEVWNCESWTTKLF; this is translated from the coding sequence ATGAGTCTATTAACAGTCAAAAACCTGACCCACGGCTTCGGTGACCGTGCGATCTTCAATGATGTGTCCTTCCGTCTGTTGAAAGGGGAACACATTGGCCTGATCGGGGCGAACGGGGAAGGTAAATCGACATTCATGAATATCATTACAGGCAAGCTTGAACCAGACGAAGGAAAGGTGGAATGGGCGAAACGGATCCGGATCGGATACTTGGATCAGCATGCCCAATTGAAGCAGGGGATGACAATCCGCGACGTCCTGAAGACGGCCTTCCAATATCTCTTCGATATGGAAACCGAGATGAATGAGCTTTTCGGCAAGATGGGGGACGCATCCCCTGAAGAGTTGGAGGACCTTCTTGAAGAGACAGGTACCCTGCAAGAAGCACTGACGAATAATGATTTTTACGTCATCGATGCCAAGGTGGAAGAAATCGGACGTGGACTGGGGCTTGATGATATCGGCCTTGATAAAGATGTCCACGACCTGAGCGGCGGACAGCGGACGAAGGTCCTTCTTGCCAAACTCCTTCTTGAAAAGCCCGATATCCTGCTTCTCGATGAGCCGACCAACTATCTGGATGAGCAGCACATCGAGTGGCTGAAGCGATATCTTCAAGAGTATGAGAATGCCTTTATCCTTATCTCCCATGATATCCCGTTCCTCAACAGCGTCATCAACCTGATCTACCATATGGAAAATCAGGAGCTGAACCGCTACGCAGGAGACTATCATGAATTCAAGAAAGTCCACGAAATGAAGCGTCAGCAGCTCGAGTCTGCCTATAAGAAACAGCAGCAGGAGATCTCGAATCTCAAAGACTTCGTGGCCCGTAACAAAGCGAGGGTTTCGACCCGGAATATGGCCATGTCCCGTCAGAAAAAGCTCGATAAGATGGAAGTCATCGAGCTTGCATCCGAAAAGCCGAAGCCTGAATTCAACTTCAAGCTTGCGAGGACGGCCGGCCGTGTCATCTTCGAAACGAAGGATCTTGTCATCGGATATGATGAGCCATTATCAAGACCCCTTAACCTGAAAATGGAACGGGGTCAGAAGATCGCCCTCTCAGGAGCCAACGGAATCGGAAAAACGACCCTCCTCAGAAGCATACTGGGCGAGATCAAGCCGATCTCCGGCAGCGTAGAGCTTGGTGAGTATCTTCATATCGGATACTTCGAGCAGGAGATCAAAACCGAAAACCGCAATACCTGCATTGAAGAGGTGTGGAATGAATTCCCTTCCCTCAATCAGGCGGAAGTGCGTGCCGCCCTGGCCAAATGCGGACTTACGACGAAGCATATCGAGAGCAAGGTGGAAGTGCTGAGCGGTGGGGAAAAAGCGAAGGTGCGCCTGTGCAAACTCATGAACAACGAATCCAATGTCCTTGTGTTCGATGAACCAACGAATCACTTGGATGTGGAAGCGAAGGAAGAGTTGAAGCGCGCTTTGAAGGAATACAAGGGAAGCGTCCTCCTCATCAGTCATGAACCTGATTTCTATCAGGATGTGGCTACCGAAGTTTGGAACTGTGAATCATGGACAACGAAACTATTCTAA